The genomic segment TACCATCATCAGCCTTACGCATAGAAAAACCCAGCAGTCACTGGTAGGGTCAGTGGTCATTTTTTGACTGTTAATAAAGTGGGTATTTGGGCTGCAGACATTGTAACTCatggttcatatcaccaccatcATAAAGAAATTTGGGTCATTAAGTTTCTTCTGCACACtacacattaaaccactctgaattctTTTGTTTatgaaattttgagaaattggtggaattccccttttagcCTAGACATGGACTCTTTTTATTGGAAGTACATTCCAAAGCCTGTGTAGTCCAGGAGTAGGCTTAATCTCAATCCAGGAAATCATATGTAATATGTGTTTATCTGAAATCTTGAACACTGTTTTGTTTGAGGATTTACTATATTAAAGTTTTAGCTGACATGTTATTACCATAAATGCATAATACATATAAGCTTCCTCCACTGTTCCATTGATAGGAATGCTATCAAAATAATATACTGCCATTGACAGTGTACAATGCATGTTACATTGTTTGACAAAAggtacataaaaacaaatgcaaagtAAGGATTGTCTGATGGCTCCTCTCCAGCCTTTGTAATATGTTCACTGTTTTGCATGCAATTTGAGTAACGTGACGTTTGGTCAGTCTTCTGTTTAACGTGCAGCTGGTAGGTCTATGACATCAATGGCATCACTTTGTTGATATGTTCCTGTATGGGAGCTTGTGGTATTCATCCCAGAATTCCGATCTGACAGGGGTATTCCAGCACACATGGCACAGGAGATGCTCTTATCTCGTGCATAAAGCAAGCTTATGGCATCTGCCTGCAACTTCTTTCTCAGAACACAACCCAAATGAACAAACAGGGCCAAAATGACTAGTATAGCAAAAGCATTAACTCCAGTGAAGAATAAGACAATAGTTTGAGGCTCAGGGCTGGACATCTCCTCAGGCTTTGTGATAATACCCAAGCAAAGATCACGTGATGCCACATGGCACACTTTCTCATCCACCACACTCTCCACGCAGACGAGATATGGTGTAGAGGGCCGCAGGTCACATAGGTTACACACTGTGCCTTGTTTAACATTTACAAAGCGGCtgaagcgtgtgtgtgtgtggaagtgaTCATACATGACTCTGAAGTGAACGTTCTGGATGTCATTTCTGGCCAGAACCCATTTTATGAGAGCTGAGCTGGAAGTGACTGTCACAGCAGAGATGTTGAAAATAACCAGCTGGTTGTAAGAACACGCATCTCTGGCTATGTTCTCCTCCGTGGCCTTTCCTCTGGTTGAGTTAGAGAATCTAGCAACTATTGcagctgctgttttgttttgaggGGTCAAGAGGCCCCCTGTTGAGCCATCCTGGTATTGCTTTGATTCTAGAGCGTTTCCTATTTCTCTATGTCTGATCATAAGTCGTGGAGCGGTCCTGCCCACTCTTCGGTGAGTGTGGTATCTGTCACCATCATGACAGGTTTGTCTGGTCACCCGTGAGCCGCTGCCTGAGTGGGTAGGCTTTGATTGAACACGAGTGTGTGCTCTGCTGCACGGGCTGCCAGTGCTGTGGATCAGTGCACTGCTGATAGTGTGGAGGTACTGACCTTTCAGAGTTTCTGGATGAGAGCACTTCACAGTGACAAGGCCGTTTCTGCCTGCCTCCAGCCAGTTCTTCAGACACAGTAATCTACAGTCACACCTCCATACATTCCCTGTCAAGTCAAGGGATTGTAACTGTGTGCTGTCTCCAAACACCTGAGGATTTATGTAGATGAGTCTGTTGTTGTTTAGCCTTAGACTTCTCAACTTGGATAAACCACTAAAAGCAAAATCATCCAGACTTGAAATGGCATTATCGCTGAGGTCGATATCTCTGAGGTTTCTGCAATATCGAAATGTGAGTTTCTTTATCTCAGAAATATTATTTCCATTCAATTTTAGGACTTCTAGGTTGTACAACTCTCTGAATGCAGAAGGATGTATCTGAGAGAGCCTGTTATGACTTAAAGATAACACCTTTGCTTTTATCAAGTCCTTCAAATCTGA from the Pygocentrus nattereri isolate fPygNat1 chromosome 6, fPygNat1.pri, whole genome shotgun sequence genome contains:
- the LOC119263605 gene encoding TLR4 interactor with leucine rich repeats-like — translated: MGSTSFSQTLNMRIYIFCLFYINLYGTFVGMCPMFCECRNGEVFCVNSGLSHVLQLRSSRHLRLAGNLTDCIHPSGFQLYTNVSVWNFQSNSTKPSNYGSFYQFRNLRELHLGFNQSALDCHLPFGLAIANMSQLNNVPKEVDTSLKWPNKLHLSDNSLKLTEKPTGLTSLEIIPLEDTQIKFITTLMKNTLKGLQRLKTLNLSGNRLSSFPGGIFNLLSSLSELMLDNNLLSEVKESDLKDLIKAKVLSLSHNRLSQIHPSAFRELYNLEVLKLNGNNISEIKKLTFRYCRNLRDIDLSDNAISSLDDFAFSGLSKLRSLRLNNNRLIYINPQVFGDSTQLQSLDLTGNVWRCDCRLLCLKNWLEAGRNGLVTVKCSHPETLKGQYLHTISSALIHSTGSPCSRAHTRVQSKPTHSGSGSRVTRQTCHDGDRYHTHRRVGRTAPRLMIRHREIGNALESKQYQDGSTGGLLTPQNKTAAAIVARFSNSTRGKATEENIARDACSYNQLVIFNISAVTVTSSSALIKWVLARNDIQNVHFRVMYDHFHTHTRFSRFVNVKQGTVCNLCDLRPSTPYLVCVESVVDEKVCHVASRDLCLGIITKPEEMSSPEPQTIVLFFTGVNAFAILVILALFVHLGCVLRKKLQADAISLLYARDKSISCAMCAGIPLSDRNSGMNTTSSHTGTYQQSDAIDVIDLPAAR